The genomic segment ATCGTCTCAGCCGATTCATTCGCATCAATAATTTGACCCTCTGTGTCAATGAAAAATATAGAATCATTTACCTGTTCCGCCAAAATACGAAAACGTTCTAAATGCTCCCGTTCTTCGGCATAAGCAAATGCAAGTGCTAACTGATGTGAAAAATGCGAATAAAGCGTCCTGCGTCTGGAATCAAAATAGTCCGGAATATCTGAATAAAGAACAAAAACTCCCAAAATCGTTTCCTCATGAAGCAGTGGGAATGCAGCAACTGAACAAATGCTACTCCCCTCAAAATCCTTCCAAACCTGATAAGCTGGATTCCCTTCCACGGATAACGTTTGAGGTGTACCTAATCGTATTGCTCTGCCGGCAGCGCCCTCACTATATTCCGAATCATCCCAGCGCACCACTAAATGGTCCAAGGCCTCAATTCCAGCATGGGCTATGAAGTCAACTCGCCCATCCTCCTCTTTAGAACCCACCCAAACGTAACTAAAGTCCAGTTTTTCGACCAATTCCAGACAGAGTGATTTAGTAATCGTCTCAAGAGGAATCTTTGAAAGGACCATTTGGTCAATGTCATTAAGAATTGCCGTTTTAATCTCTGATCTTTTTTCCTCAGTATGATCAACTAGTGTGAGGACCATCTCCTCTTCCCCTGTCTCCAAATTCTCAAGGGGATCATAATTAACCAACAGCCAGAGTTTATGTCCACTCTTCTGGATGACTTCAACTAGGCAATTTCGCTCAGAATCCAAGGTATGTAGGCATTTCTGAACCAATTCATCCCAAGATAATTCTATTCCGTCGACACGGAATTTCGGGCCTGACTCGAGCTCTAATAAACGTCTGGCCGAGTTATTAGCATGAACTAATTGGCCTTCCTGATTAAGCACCAAAATTCCGCTTGAGACCCCTTCATAGACTCCTCGATAATAGGTTTCCCGCTCCTGAAGTTCGTCAAATTGCTGTCTTAATTCTTCCTCAGTTGCCACAAGTTCCTCATGTGTCGCTCCGAGTTCCTCATGAACCGTTTCTAATTGGGAATAACTTTCATATAGTCTTTTTTCTGAGTCCATCAAGGATTGAACAGAACGATTGATCATTCCATATAAAAGTAAAGAAGTCACTACGACGTACGCCCATCCTTTTTCCGTTTGCACCCATGTTAACATCTCTTGATCAAACCCCAGCATTTTAAGGAATTGGTCGGAAAAAAGGATCCAAGCGCCTCCTATGACAGCGTAAATTATCGTAATTTCTAGGGGAGTTTTATCCTTGAACTTTTTCTCTTCCATAGATAATCCTCCTTAAAAAATAGAACAATTCTAATTATACATATAAAACCCCCATAATTCCATAAAATCTTCCTAATTCCCTCAAAACATTTGATATTTTCCTAAATAAAGTAAGAAATCCAAGGCATTTCAAAAGTTCACTTGAAATTGCCTTGGATTTAGGGGGGATTTAGGGGAATAATTCATTCCCGTTTAATCAAGATAGTGTATAGATTCAACAATTGGTCAAGCTCCTGACTCATTTGAACCACTTCTGGATCAACAAGTCTCCGGCCATTGGCTAGGTTATAAAGCCGATTTCTCTGCTCATCAATTTGGCTCAATAGCTTGTCCGCTCGCATCAGTCTATCGCTTCCTTCTTCAAACGTCTCAGTCATGATATGCTTTCCCGCCCTTTCTGATAAGAGATGGGCTCAATTCCCTAGCCATATCCTAACCTAACCTAACCTAAATTTAATTAAATTATCTTAACCCGAGCCATTCAATTCTTACTCATTAAATAAACTCAATCTCCATATTTCTAACACAGTCTCTAAATACTTCCCTTTAATCCATATTGTACCATTATTTTTCCTCTTTTCCTAGTCACCTAAAGCAATTAAAAAGCCGATGCTCCTTCAAAAATCCGGAACATCGGCTCAAACTAACTCGCTATATTAATTCGACAAACTCGTGATTGGAGCAGGAATCCTGCCTCCCCGCCGTACAAATTTGCGCGCTGAAAACGGATTTACTTTGATAACAGGAGCCCCACCAAGCAAACCTCCAAACTCAACACGATCTCCTGCCTTCTTTCCTATTGCCGGGATCACACGAACCGCCGTCGTCTTCTTATTGATCATACCGATAGCAGCCTCATCCGCAATAATTCCAGCAATCGTTTCCGGTTCCACATCCCCTGGAATTGCAATCATATCCAGTCCCACGGAACAGACACAGGTCATCGCCTCTAACTTTTCGATAGTAAGCGCTCCCGTTTCTACAGCATAAACCATCCCCGCATCTTCCGAAACAGGAATGAACGCTCCACTTAATCCCCCAACATGGGAAGAAGCCATTGCTCCTCCTTTTTTCACGGCATCATTCAGCATGGCTAAGGCTGCCGTTGTCCCATGCGCTCCGCAACGTTCAAGACCCATGTTTTCCAAGATCTCCGCTACACTATCGCCAATCGCAGGCGTCGGGGCCAAGGACAAATCGATAATTCCAAACGGAGCGTTCAAGGCCTTCGAAGCTTCGCGTCCAATGAGTTCTCCAGCCCGTGTGATCTTAAACGTCGTTCGTTTAATTAGATTAGCCAGTTCGCTCAAATCCGCATCTGGATTTTTTTCGACCATTTTCGCCACAACACCAGGTCCACTCACGCCGACATTGATGACCACTTCCGGTTCACCCACTCCATGGAACGCTCCCGCCATAAACGGATTATCTTCCGGAGCATTACAGAATACAACGAGCTTAGCCGCACCAATTCCATCTTGATCCGCTGTAAGCCGTGCGCTTTCCAACACAACATGGCCCATTTTCAAAACAGCATCCATATTAATTCCAGCTTTAGTTGACCCAATATTAACTGAGGAACACACATACTCTGTCTCGGCTAGCGCTTGAGGAATCGCCGCGATAAGAGCCTCATCTCCCTTGGTGAAGCCTTTTTGGACAAGTGCTGAAAATCCGCCCAAGAAGTTAATCCCTACTGTTTTCGCCGCTCGATCTAGGGCTTTAGCAAGGCGTACCATTTCCTCTGGCTTAAAATTCGACCCTAATAGGGCCACCGGAGTCACCGAAACCCGCTTATTAACAATCGGAATTCCATACCGCGCCGCCAGTTCTTCCCCAACTTGAACGAGATTCTCCGCCCGGTGGGTAATTTTATCATAGACTTTCTGCTCCACGACTTTGATGTCATCTCCTGCACAATCGAGAAGTGAGATTCCCATCGTAATCGTACGAATATCTAAATTCTCCTGTTCAACCATCTCTAGTGTTTGCATAATCTCTTGGGGTGTTATATTTAGAGTCATTCCGTTCTCTCCTAACTTGTTAAGTTATTTGTAGTTTGTCTGGGTCGTGTAGCTTCCCGCACATCCGTTCACTTCGCGCTCCAGGGCTAGCACACGCGCTTCCGTAGCAGCTTCGCCAAACCCTTCTGCTTTCTGCATGTGAACCAGGTGGCTTCGCTATGCTACGGAAGCATCGTGCGCCGTCCCGCCCCTCCGCGAAATCGTTCACTCCTGTGCGGGAAGCTACTCTTGCAGGTCAATCTTCAAGCAATTCTTCGAAGCAAGTTACAATTACAGTTAGCGAGGACTCTGAGTGAGCATTGATCAAGCTTGGTCAAAATTGCTCTTACCTTTGCTTAACGAGTCACAAGGCCGAAACACTTCACTGGAGTGTTTCGCTCGCCGACACTGAGCCAAGGCGACGGCACAGGACGTGCCTAGTGCAGACTGCGCCATGGATGGCATAGCAGATCTGCGCGGCGAATTTGGAGGGCATTACGCAACTTGCATCCAGCAGTTATGCCCTTAGCTTGGTCTGCGAGCATACCTTCCGAGCGTCTGTAACGTAACTCTGCTTGCAAGAGCTTTAGATTCGATGCATAAAAGTAAAGACATCCTCATGCTGAGCTGTCACTTTGAGCCCGCGGCCTTCCCCTTCTTCGTTGAGCTTCTTCGAAAGTTCCCCGAGGGAAATCGAGGACTGACTCATATCAACCACCATCATCATGGTAAAAAAGTCGTGTAAAATCGTCTGGCTGATATCGAGAATATTTACCGAGTATTCCGCTAAACGCCCGGTCACCCAGGCAATAATTCCGATTTGATCCTTTCCGATCACTGTGACGATTACACGATTAGACTTTTCCTGAGTAAGACTGTTGCTCATTTTCTAGAACTCCCTTCAATTTTCCATACTTTTCATAGTTTTAGCATTTTGACTCTCTTCTCATCCTACTTTAAACGAATAACTCAATGAAAAAAGCCTCATCCTTAAGGATAAGACTCTGGAGAATTTCAGGCTAATACCCTCTGTCCTTTTGCCTGAGAGATTATGCAGCTTACGCTGTTTGCCCCTTCGGCGTCCTTATCGGAACTCTCCAGAGATCTGTCCACTTACAGTGAAGCGACTGCTCTCCTGCAAAGCATCATCCAGTTGTTTCATTATGAAATTAAGGTTTATTATATCGCAGAAGCATACCACATTTCAACAAAAAAGTGAATTCAGATCTATTGAAAAGAAATAAGATGAGGGGCGTTGCACGACCATAAGTTGTGTAACGCCCCTTTTGCTTTACTGCCGAGTAATTCCCTCTAATACAATAGAAGAATCGACCGTCAGATTTGCATCCTTATTCGCAATCATTTTAATAGCCGATCCCTCATTAAAGGTTACATTTGAGGGTGTAACTACCACGATCTGATCATAATTTCCCTTAAGCTCAACTTTCTGCTCAGGGTTCAGTGAAACAACATATAAGACAGGAATTCGATTCGGGCTTGTGTTGGTGACAACCCCTTCCACTACAGCCACCCCTTGATCATCGAAGGTCCCCTGAAGCTCAATATTCGGCTCCGTTTGTGCAAGCTTGCTAATAACAACTTTCCCAAAACTTCCACCAGATGCATCAAGTGTTGCCTGGGCACTGGCTACCGTGTTTTCGATAGTCGTTCCCGTAGTAACCGTTACGCCGACCTGACTTGTGCTTTCCACAATCAGCGTCGCGATCTCACTATTAGCAATCTGGATTCCATCGGGTCCGCCCGATAGAACTAAGATACTCTTCGCTTTAACGTTATCCATTCTAATTTCGCCTTGAGCACCAGGGTTGATTATGATCCCGCCCTGAACCGTAACATTTTTAAGGGTCACATTATTTCCCTCAATATACAGATTGTAAGGAGTACTTAGTCCATTTACCGTAACATTATTGCCTGTTACAACTCCATTATCGTTCAAAATCTCTGGCAGATTCGCTTGAGCAGAA from the Desulfitobacterium metallireducens DSM 15288 genome contains:
- a CDS encoding aspartyl-phosphate phosphatase Spo0E family protein translates to MTETFEEGSDRLMRADKLLSQIDEQRNRLYNLANGRRLVDPEVVQMSQELDQLLNLYTILIKRE
- a CDS encoding ACT domain-containing protein, with translation MSNSLTQEKSNRVIVTVIGKDQIGIIAWVTGRLAEYSVNILDISQTILHDFFTMMMVVDMSQSSISLGELSKKLNEEGEGRGLKVTAQHEDVFTFMHRI
- a CDS encoding PFL family protein; translation: MTLNITPQEIMQTLEMVEQENLDIRTITMGISLLDCAGDDIKVVEQKVYDKITHRAENLVQVGEELAARYGIPIVNKRVSVTPVALLGSNFKPEEMVRLAKALDRAAKTVGINFLGGFSALVQKGFTKGDEALIAAIPQALAETEYVCSSVNIGSTKAGINMDAVLKMGHVVLESARLTADQDGIGAAKLVVFCNAPEDNPFMAGAFHGVGEPEVVINVGVSGPGVVAKMVEKNPDADLSELANLIKRTTFKITRAGELIGREASKALNAPFGIIDLSLAPTPAIGDSVAEILENMGLERCGAHGTTAALAMLNDAVKKGGAMASSHVGGLSGAFIPVSEDAGMVYAVETGALTIEKLEAMTCVCSVGLDMIAIPGDVEPETIAGIIADEAAIGMINKKTTAVRVIPAIGKKAGDRVEFGGLLGGAPVIKVNPFSARKFVRRGGRIPAPITSLSN